The following are encoded together in the Citrus sinensis cultivar Valencia sweet orange chromosome 1, DVS_A1.0, whole genome shotgun sequence genome:
- the LOC102630867 gene encoding uncharacterized protein LOC102630867: MEQCSKESKVIPDSVMDSLKKSLYNVEQVKAHLLKLISLSDPDVLAEMPPLERAQSLFLVAKATTTLYTLRLRCSGVHPDDHPVKSELERLSLYQDKLRRFIDLSKAPMRPSTTLNYQAATRFIEHSLPDLTHAQRKSMKGIARGEGPRIKYTDRSAQKKRKFQSSEKMSVQTAAKEFLEKASRELLGDTQDGFKGPLQIDASDKDDQPMD, from the exons ATGGAACAATGTTCAAAAGAAAGTAAAGTGATACCTGACTCGGTTATGGATTCATTGAAGAAATCTTTATACAACGTTGAACAAGTGAAAGCCCATTTGCTTAAACTTATTTCACTATCAGACCCAGATGTGTTAGCAGAAATGCCGCCTCTAGAACGGGCTCAGTCACTCTTCTTGGTCGCCAAAGCCACCACAACTCTTTATACTT TGAGGTTGAGATGCAGTGGAGTTCACCCAGATGACCATCCTGTTAAATCTGAGCTT GAGAGATTGAGCTTGTATCAAGACAAACTTAGGCGGTTCATAGATTTAAGTAAAG CACCTATGCGGCCTTCCACCACCTTAAATTATCAGGCGGCAACTCGTTTTATTGAGCATTCTTTGCCAGACCTGACCCATG CACAGAGGAAAAGCATGAAGGGTATCGCTAGAGGAGAGGGGCCAAGGATCAAATATACAGATAGAAGTGCCCAAAAGAAGAGGAAATTTCAATCATCTGAAAAAATGTCTGTCCAGACTGCCGCCAAGGAATTTCTTGAGAAAGCATCACGTGAGCTTCTTGGTGATACTCAAGATGGTTTCAAGGGACCTCTACAAATTGATGCTTCAGACAAAGATGATCAACCTATGGACTGA
- the LOC102630563 gene encoding early nodulin-like protein 3: MAGFSRTLASSSLVLTSLVLFSISFCEARDILVGGKTDSWKIPSSQSDSLNQWAEKTRFQVGDSLVWKYDATRDSVLQVTKEAYLSCNTSSPVAEYRDGNTKVKLNKSGPFYFISGTKGSCEKGQKLIVVVMSSRRRYTGISPAPAPMEFDGPAVAPTSSAASFKASLVLALGGLLAWVLF; encoded by the exons ATGGCTGGCTTTTCAAGAACCctagcttcttcttctttggtGCTCACATCACTTGTTCTCTTCAGCATCAGCTTCTGCGAAGCAAGAGACATCTTGGTTGGTGGCAAAACAGATTCTTGGAAAATCCCTTCTTCACAATCTGATTCCCTCAATCAATGGGCTGAAAAAACTCGCTTCCAAGTCGGGGATTCTCTAG TGTGGAAATATGATGCCACCAGAGACTCAGTGCTGCAAGTGACAAAAGAAGCTTACCTCAGCTGCAACACAAGCAGCCCAGTTGCTGAGTACAGGGATGGCAACACCAAGGTGAAGCTGAACAAATCTGGGCCATTCTACTTCATCAGTGGAACCAAGGGAAGCTGTGAGAAAGGCCAGAAGTTGATTGTTGTCGTGATGTCTTCGAGGAGAAGGTACACTGGCATTTCTCCGGCACCGGCTCCGATGGAGTTCGATGGTCCGGCCGTGGCTCCTACAAGCAGTGCTGCAAGCTTTAAGGCTAGTTTGGTGCTGGCACTTGGAGGTCTTTTGGCTTGGgttctgttttaa
- the LOC102630261 gene encoding uncharacterized protein LOC102630261: MAANEGWRKNADTHKMSPEEVKRAGVEGSKRPPGHNPGGILHQRRSLPFSTTTIAITGFAIVGVIGYLTLYAKKKPEATAGDVARVSTNVARPEDTHPRK; encoded by the coding sequence atgGCAGCAAACGAAGGTTGGAGGAAAAATGCGGATACCCACAAGATGAGTCCTGAGGAAGTGAAAAGGGCAGGCGTGGAAGGATCCAAGAGGCCACCAGGCCACAACCCCGGTGGCATTTTGCACCAGAGACGGAGCTTGCCGTTCAGCACGACCACTATTGCTATTACTGGCTTTGCTATCGTGGGGGTCATCGGCTACTTAACCCTGTATGCCAAGAAAAAACCTGAAGCCACTGCCGGGGATGTGGCCAGGGTCTCTACTAACGTTGCAAGGCCTGAGGATACTCATCCCAGGAAGTAA
- the LOC102629963 gene encoding transmembrane 9 superfamily member 8 yields MKSRTRSTSATTAIVTFVVLLLIHGSHSFYLPGVAPQDFVKGDELYVKVNKLTSTKTQLPYSYYSIPYCRPKKIVDSAENLGEVLRGDRIENSPYVFKMREPQMCNVICRLILDAKTAKAFKEKIDDEYRVNMILDNLPLVFPIRRLDQESPTVYQLGFHVGLKGQYTGTKDEKYFIHNHLAFTVKYHRDIQTDYARIVGFEVKPFSVKHEYEGNWNEKTRLTTCDPHSKHTVVNSNTPQEVAENKEIIFTYDVEFQESDVKWASRWDAYLLMSDDQIHWFSIVNSLMIVLFLSGMVAMIMLRTLYRDISKYNELETQEEAQEETGWKLVHGDVFRPPTNSDLLCVYVGTGVQFFGMMLVTMIFALLGFLSPSNRGGLMTAMLLLWVFMGLFAGYASARLYKLFKGTEWKRIAFRTAITFPGIVSAIFFVLNALIWGQKSSGAVPFGTMFALIVLWFGISVPLVYVGSFVGFKKPAIEDPVKTNKIPRQIPEQAWYMNPIFSILIGGILPFGAVFIELFFILTSIWLNQFYYIFGFLFLVFVILIVTCAEITIVLCYFQLCSEDYQWWWRSYLTSGSSALYLFLYATFYFFTKLEITKLVSGILYFGYMLIASYAFFVLTGTIGFYACFWFTRLIYSSVKID; encoded by the exons atgaaATCTCGAACGAGATCCACGTCGGCGACGACGGCGATCGTGACTTTCGTTGTTCTCCTTCTGATCCACGGCTCCCACTCTTTCTACCTCCCCGGCGTCGCTCCTCAGGACTTCGTGAAG GGAGATGAATTGTATGTGAAAGTCAACAAATTGACCTCTACGAAGACACAGCTTCCTTACTCGTATTACTCTATTCCATACTGTCGACCAAAGAAAATCGTGGACAGTGCAGAGAACCTTGGAGAAGTGCTTCGTGGTGACCGCATTGAAAACTCCCCTTATGTG TTTAAAATGAGGGAACCTCAAATGTGCAATGTTATTTGTCGGCTTATCCTTGACGCTAAAACTGCAAAGGCATTCAAGGAAAAGATTGATGACGAATATCGGGTTAACAT GATTCTCGATAATCTTCCCCTCGTTTTTCCCATTAGAAGGTTGGATCAGGAATCTCCTACTGTTTATCAGCTTGGCTTTCATGTTGGCCTGAAAGGCCAATATACGGGG ACCAAGGATGAAAAGTATTTTATCCACAATCATTTGGCATTTACTGTCAAGTATCATAGGGACATCCAAACAGATTATGCAAGAATTGTGGGATTTGAAGTCAAACCATTCAG TGTGAAACATGAATATGAAGGGAACTGGAATGAGAAGACTCGTTTAACAACCTGTGACCCCCATTCAAAACACACCGTTGTTAATTCCAATACTCCGCAAGAAGTTGCAGAGAACAAAGAAATCATATTCACATATGATGTTGAGTTCCAG GAGAGTGATGTGAAGTGGGCTTCTAGATGGGATGCATATCTTTTAATGAGCGACGATCAAATACACTGGTTCTCCATTGTCAATTCattgatgattgttctcttctTGTCGGGCATGGTAGCAATGATAATGCTGCGGACACTTTATCGTGACATTTCCAAGTACAATGAACTTGAGACCCAGGAAGAAGCTCAAGAAGAGACAGGGTGGAAACTTGTTCATGGTGATGTTTTCAGGCCCCCCACTAATTCGGATCTACTCTGTGTCTATGTCGGAACTGGTGTCCAGTTTTTTGGAATGATGCTTGTTACTATGATCTTTGCCCTTCTTGGTTTCCTCTCCCCTTCAAACCGAGGTGGGCTTATGACGGCTATGCTCCTTCTCTGGGTCTTCATGGGTCTTTTTGCTGGTTATGCCTCTGCTCGCTTGTACAAGTTGTTTAAAGGAACTGAGTGGAAGAGAATTGCCTTCAGAACTGCAATCACTTTCCCAGGAATTGTCTCAGCCATTTTCTTTGTCTTGAATGCTCTTATTTGGGGACAGAAATCGTCCGGGGCTGTGCCATTTGGGACCATGTTTGCTCTCATCGTCTTGTGGTTTGGAATCTCAGTACCACTAGTATATGTTGGCAGTTTTGTTGGGTTCAAGAAGCCAGCAATTGAGGATCCGGTGAAGACAAACAAAATCCCAAGGCAAATCCCTGAGCAGGCTTGGTATATGAACCCAATCTTCTCAATTCTCATTGGAGGGATACTTCCATTTGGAGCCGTTTTCATTGAACTTTTCTTTATCCTCACATCAATCTGGCTGAACCAGTTCTATTACATCTTTGGTTTCCTCTTCTTGGTCTTCGTCATTCTCATTGTCACCTGTGCCGAAATAACCATTGTGCTATGCTACTTCCAGTTGTGCAGTGAGGACTACCAATGGTGGTGGAGGTCATATCTTACATCAGGCTCTTCTGCTCTGTACCTCTTCCTTTACGCAACATTCTACTTCTTCACAAAGCTTGAAATAACCAAGCTGGTTTCTGGAATACTCTACTTTGGTTACATGCTGATTGCTTCATATGCATTTTTTGTACTAACGGGCACCATTGGATTTTATGCATGCTTTTGGTTCACAAGGCTGATTTACTCATCGGTGAAGATCGATTAA